The Tamandua tetradactyla isolate mTamTet1 chromosome 5, mTamTet1.pri, whole genome shotgun sequence genome window below encodes:
- the LOC143684186 gene encoding uncharacterized protein LOC143684186 produces the protein MSGWPLGCSVLSLCLLARGSSCLWLVKTFLCFWSSPCDPWLSSCSAMWELGPLILLWSVLGLCVLWLHCRQRKEKFQGVKKHQDSSECQCRDPEMEREGGLRAWRACQGGSLRTWDRSPPQKSPLCKHSGPARDHRVTRHPWVFPSTRDAHLPKGCLVEVPISTVTPSAVWFLASRASPHPQLLPSRAAISILVSTASLSPPRAEPPAPLGETPGTWVHVLFCFQVVPGEAHHPLLVTTWMVSCPPTFPSFLSLPPCPSLPLLSPSPLTLFLPPWSPPTLAPTYPSPISLQTLGSSSPLPPCFSFPHTSFPVSLSSQLSLPREHFLALSLPGPSLSLPSPSTLPTSLPSKYSRGIPPPQPLALSSLPAEFPSVPVPLPLPDLPQTTSRPEPTIGQAKTTLPCRDEDSNSRGVQACYFPPPATPAQPPALHLTRRATAICPSRLRKGNERSGAPLKRTPCGHSSAIKGCEGPLITSQGGPTPRRCPQAEKESPHALGSLVCARAQWDVSAAHEGGPSGDLAFRVPVRERRRVQFAQNTQSIYYSPAAPPNELRCRPSPAPRRRFCLGSLCCWAARD, from the exons ATGTCAGGCTGGCCCCTAGGCTGCAGTGTGCTTTCTCTGTGCCTACTTGCCAGAGGCAGCAGTTGCTTGTGGTTGGTGaaaacttttctttgtttttggagCAGTCCCTGTGACCCGTGGTTGAGCTCCTGCTCAGCCATGTGGGAACTGGGTCCCCTTATCCTCCTCTGGTCTGTACTGGGGCTTTGTGTCCTGTGGCTCCACTGCAGGCAGAGGAAGGAGAAGTTCCAGGGAGTCAAGAAACATCAAGACTCCAGTGAG TGTCAGTGCAGAGACCcggagatggagagagagggtGGATTGAGAG CTTGGAGAGCTTGCCAGGGAGGATCCCTGAGGACCTGGGACCGGAGTCCTCCTCAGAAAAG CCCCCTGTGCAAGCACTCTGGACCGGCCAGAGACCACAGAGTCACCCGTCATCCCTGGGTCTTCCCATCGACTCGGGATGCCCACCTGCCGAAGGGGTGCCTTGTGGAGGTCCCTATTTCCACAGTGACTCCTTCGGCAGTTTggtttctggcctccagagcatCTCCACACCCGCAGCTGTTACCATCGAGAGCTGCAATCTCCATCTTGGTCTCAACTGCCTCACTGTCTCCTCCACGGGCTGAACCACCTGCCCCTCTGGGGGAGACCCCTGGAACATGGGTGCATGTGTTGTTCTGTTTCCAGGTGGTGCCTGGGGAAGCCCATCATCCCCTGCTCGTCACCACCTGGATGGTCTCCTGTCCTCCAacattcccttccttcctctccttacCCCCTTGCCCCTCCCTACCACTCCTCTCTCCTTCACCCCTGACCTTATTCCTGCCTCCATGGTCCCCCCCCACATTGGCTCCCACATACCCATCCCCAATTTCCCTACAAACCCTGGGCTCATCCTCACCTCTGCCTCCTTGCTTCTCCTTCCCCCACACCTCTTTTCCCGTTTCCCTGTCATCCCAGTTATCCCTGCCACGGGAGCATTTCTTGGCCCTGTCCCTGCCTGGCCCCTCCCTTTCTCTACCTTCACCCTCCACTCTGCCCACCTCTCTTCCCTCAAAATATTCGAGAGGGATTcctccaccccaacccctggccctttcctcccttcccgcAGAGTTCCCTTCTGTCCCAGTACCCCTCCCCCTGCCTGACCTTCCCCAAACCACCTCAAGGCCTGAACCCACCATCGGACAGGCCAAAACCACCCTGCCCTGCAGGGATGAAGATAGTAACAGCAGGGGTGTGCAGGCCTGTTATTTTCCACCTCCAGCCACCCCTGCACAGCCACCGGCACTCCACCTCACCAGGAGGGCAACTGCCATCTGCCCCTCCAGGCTCAGGAAAG GAAATGAACGAAGTGGGGCACCTCTGAAGAGGACCCCCTGTGGGCACAGCAGTGCCATCAAGGGATGTGAAGGCCCCCTCATAACATCTCAAGGGGGCCCAACCCCTAGGAGGTGCCCACAGGCTGAGAAGGAAAGCCCCCATGCCCTGGGCTCCCTCGTATGTGCAAGAGCACAATGGGACGTCAGTGCCGCACACGAGGGTGGGCCCAGTGGAGACCTGGCCTTTAGGGTGCCAGTGAGAGAAAGGCGAAGAGTACAATTCGCACAAAACACGCAGAGCATCTACTATTCTCCAGCGGCACCCCCAAATGAGCTGCGTTGCAGACCCTCACCAGCGCCCCGCAGACGTTTTTGTTTAGGCAGTCTGTGCTGCTGGGCTGCCAGGGACTGA